The DNA region TACAATGGAGCTCAGGATGAAAATAACAGGCCGCCAGCATCGCCGGTTTCCATGTCGGCCAACCTTCCAGGTTTCTCGTCTTATTGGGAGAACCCATATCCAACGGCACCCCACGATGCGGGCGGGACCGGCGGAAACCATTCCCCTATCGATCACTTGGGCCTTCAGTTTGCGCTGCCACCTGAGATAAGACAACCATCACCTTCTGCCTCACAGGGCTACATCACCTCGGCCGATGACCCGTACCAAATACCTCACCCTTATTATGACGAGCGAGCGGATACGGACTCCTTGGAGTCGGATAGAGTACCTCTGAAGCCATCGGCGCAACCCATCGGCCGTTTAGAGCCACCGGAAGGAGAAGCGGCCCCCCGCTATAGCTTTCAGACCGTATCCGATCTTGGAAACACACCCTCTCGAGCACGAAGTACCCAGATGCTTGGGTTTGATTTGGAGCCGGGATTTTCAGCGGACAGGCATCGCAACTATGGGGACAATCTCTCACCAGTGGACGGGGGGCGGCGGTCCCGAACTCAGTCTACCAGCGGCGCCTTGCATAGAGCAGGCTCTATCATGAGGGCCATGTCACAGCGTGTTGTCGCTATCAGTGGTGAAGGTGATTTAGTGGATCAAGCAACCAGGCGTGAACGCGAACGGTCTCGGTCGCGCTCCCGTTCACCTAGTGTTGACGGCCGCCGGCCGGGCCATGTGTCCGCACCAATGCTTGTCGATACCTCGTATCCCTCACAGTCGTTCCAAATACCAGCGGAAAAGGATTCGGGGGCCACCTATGTTCATTCTCAGCAGCCATCCTCGCCGATGCCTCGCCGGCGTGGCCCTCTTCCAAACCCACTCAGGGGGAACTCACTTGGCATTTTCCCCAAGGACAATGCGCTCCGAGTATGGCTGTGCGATCTCCTGGTGAATCCCTGGACAGAGCCCTTCATTTTGTTGCTGATTATTGCGCAAACAATTCTCTTGGCTGTTGAGTCGGCACCCGACGTTTTCGTCCCAGGAAATGAACGACCAGAGCGCTGGGGCACCACGCGGATAGACTGGGCCATATTTGCGCTGTTTATTATTTTCACACTCGAAATCATCGCCAGAATCATTGTTTCTGGCTTCATCGTTAACCCAGAGGAGTATGCTCCTCCCAAGACTAAGCGCCGAATTAAAGAACGGGTCGCCGAACAATATCGGGCCATATTTCGACCTCAGCGGCAGCGGTCCACCAGACAGCcaaaaaaggaagaggagttTATGCCGACGTTTGCTAGGTCATTTACCATGATGCATGGCGTCGCGGCTGGTCAAGGCACCCTGGAGGAGCAACAGCGCCTTCTGCTTGCGCGCAGAGCGTTCTTAAGGCATGGCTTTAACCGGCTTGACTTCGTGGCAATCGTTTCCTTCTGGATATCGTTTgggcttggtgttgctggcttggagAGCAAGCATTCCATCTACGTGTTTCGCATGCTCAGCTGTCTGCGCATCATCAGGCTTCTTGCCCTCACAAAAGGCAACCTTATCATCCTGAGGAGTCTGAAAAAGGCAGCGCCACTTCTTGTTAGGGTCTCTTTTttgatgggcttcttctGGCTCATTTTTGCCATCATCGGGGTTCAGAGTTTCAAATCGAGCCTGAGCCGCCAGTGTACTTGGCTCAATCCTGAGGACCCAACGAACTTTGATATCACCTACTCGCCAAGCATGTCCTTTTGCGGCGGTTATCTCAATGCCACTACAGGAAAGGCAGAGCCTTGGGTCTACTCCAACTCTCCGACAAGAAATCTATCGGAAGAGTTTCTCGTGAAGGGTGCTCAGAATTCCAAAGGCCATGTATGCCCACGAGGGTCCATCTGTCTTCAACAAGACAACCCCTTCAACGGAACGGTCAACTTTGATGACATCGGACACTCTCTTGAGCTAGTGTTTGTGATCATGAGCGCGAACACCTTCAGCGACTTGATGTACTATACGGTCAGCTCCGACTTTTTACCTGCGGCACTGTTCTTTGGCGCTggaatcatcatcatgatgcTCTGGATGACGAACTTGTTGATTGCCGTCATCACATCATCTTTCCAGGTCATTCGCGAGGAATCCAAGGCCAGCGCCTTTACGTCCGAGGATTCCTATTTCGCAGCACCTACGGATGCCGCTACGCGGCGACTTTCAGGATTGCAGCGCTTTGTGAAAAACACACAGTGGCTGTGGGCACTTGTGATCACATTTGGGCTATTTGCCCAAGCCTTGCGGACGGCTTCCATGGATGCGATGCGTGAGAGGTTTATCAACACAACAGAGGTCGTAGTAACCATCCTTTTGGCTATCGACATTGCCATACGTTTTGCTGCGGACCACCATCGGTTTCATCGCAGTCCTCGTAACCTCTTCGACCTATTCCTAGCCGtcgtcaccgtcatcatTCTCATCCCCTTCATCCGCAATTCAGGTCAGGTCTACAACTGGCTGACCATCTTCCAAATCCTGCGGGTGTATCGCGTTGTTCTCACCATACCAATGACGCGAGACTTGATTTACCTCGTCCTTGGAAATGTCACCGGTATCGGGAACTTGATGCTCTTCGTCTTTCTTATGACCTTCCTTATGGCCATTTTCGCATCACAGCTATTCCGTGGTCAAATCCCAGCCTTGGATTCAGATGACGAGTGGATCGGGATccccttcaacaccatctaCAACTCCTTTCTGGGCATGTACCAAGTTCTGTCGAGTGAGGGCTGGACAGAAATTCTGTACAATGTCACCACGTACACGGTGAGCAAGAAGACGTCGTGGATCGGTGCCGTGTTCCTCATCGGCTGGTTCATCCTCTCGTACTTTATTCTCATCAACATGTTTATTGCTGTCATCCAGGAGAACTTCGATGTGGGAGAGGACATGAAGCGCCTTGAGCAAGTGAAGGCGTTTTTGCAACGGAGAGAGCTGGGCGGTTCGTCCAATTTGGCCTTGTCCAAAGTCTTTGGCTTCGGCCGGTCCAAGCACCGCTCAGACCCTCTTGATCAGGGCACGGGAATGATAGATATGTTGTTCAAAGAAGGGTTCGTTCGCGAATTTCTCGACGAAAGCTTGGACCCTTTGGAGACTACAGATGGCCAAGCACCACCTCGGGCAACAACCACATACAACGGCAATGTCAAACCAGGGTTCCTCTCCGCCATATGGGGCCACTTGGTGACCAAGTTTACCAGCCGAGAGCCCAATCCATTCTACTCCAACATCCGCTTCGAGGCGGCCAACGCGACTTTGGATCCTGGCCAGCTCGCCCGCCAGGCTGTGAGCGCAACGGCAGCCCGGCGCAAAGCACAGCGGGAGTATCTGATGCGCCATCCAAATTACAATACGTCTCTGTTCATCTTCAAGCCACGAAATCCTATCCGCCGTCTCTGTCAGAAGATGGTGGGCCCGGGCCGCGGTACTGAGCGCTTTGAAGGTGTTCAGCCGAATAAGTACGCATGGTACACCTTCTCAGCCCTGATTTACGCTGCCATTGTTGCCATGGTCGTTCTCGCTTGCATCACGACTCCGCTCTACCAGAAGGAATACTTTCAAGACAAGGACAAAACCAAGGTCAACTGGTTCGTGTGGTCAGATATGGCGTTTGCCATCGTGTTTACAGCCGAAGCGGGCATCAAAATCATTGCGGACGGCTTCATGTGGACTCCGAATGCGTACTTCCGCAGTACATGGGGCGCTATTGATGCCATCGTGTTGGTTACCCTGTGGATCAACGTCATCACGCTGTTTACCCAAAACGGAGAGGTATCCCGCGCTGTCGGTGCCTTCAAGGCTCTCAGGGCTCTGCGACTATTGAATGTCAGCGATAGCGCCAGAGAAACGTTTCATTCGTTACTCattgttgggggttggaagatATTGAGTGTGAGTTTTCCTGTTTGTTCTCAGGCCATCATCTGACCAAACGCTGATTATTTCCTCCTTTAGGCTGCTTTTGTGTCCATATCGCTCTTGATTCCATTCGCAATCTACGGCCTGAATCTGTTCAACGGGAAGATGGTCTCTTGCAACGATGGGGAAGATATTATAAACCTCAGTGACTGTGTCGGCGAGTATTTCGCAACCCCGTTCAACAACGAATGGCCGATGCTTGCGCCCAGAGTGGCAGacaaccccttcttcaaTTTTGACGACTTTGGATCGTCCCTTTTTATTCTGTTTCAGATTGTCAGTCAAGAAGGGTGGACGGACGTCTCCTTTGCAGCACAGGCCATCACCGGCCAGGGCCTTCAACCGTTAGGCGCGCCGCCATATCCGGCCGAGGGCAACGCGTTgttcttcgtcgtcttcaaCCTCATGGCCACCGTCTTTGTGCTCACCTTGTTCATTTCTGTCTTTATGCGAAACTACACGGAGCAAACCGGCGTCGCCTTCCTGACGGCCGAGCAGCGCTCGTGGCTCGAGTTGAGGAAGCTCCTCAGACAAATATCGCCTTCCAAAAACGCTTACGACGACAGCAAGAACAAGTGGAAGATCTGGTGTCATAAGCGCGCCATCGAGAAGCGAGGGAAATGGTATCTTGCCATCACGTCGGTTCTCGTTT from Podospora pseudoanserina strain CBS 124.78 chromosome 1, whole genome shotgun sequence includes:
- the CCH1 gene encoding calcium channel protein (EggNog:ENOG503NUK8; COG:P; BUSCO:EOG092600XJ) — translated: MNDNTPHTPRRTSHNSIPPPHSIPLQEIQRSPEGTSNGRGGGDGFGAGGSYNGAQDENNRPPASPVSMSANLPGFSSYWENPYPTAPHDAGGTGGNHSPIDHLGLQFALPPEIRQPSPSASQGYITSADDPYQIPHPYYDERADTDSLESDRVPLKPSAQPIGRLEPPEGEAAPRYSFQTVSDLGNTPSRARSTQMLGFDLEPGFSADRHRNYGDNLSPVDGGRRSRTQSTSGALHRAGSIMRAMSQRVVAISGEGDLVDQATRRERERSRSRSRSPSVDGRRPGHVSAPMLVDTSYPSQSFQIPAEKDSGATYVHSQQPSSPMPRRRGPLPNPLRGNSLGIFPKDNALRVWLCDLLVNPWTEPFILLLIIAQTILLAVESAPDVFVPGNERPERWGTTRIDWAIFALFIIFTLEIIARIIVSGFIVNPEEYAPPKTKRRIKERVAEQYRAIFRPQRQRSTRQPKKEEEFMPTFARSFTMMHGVAAGQGTLEEQQRLLLARRAFLRHGFNRLDFVAIVSFWISFGLGVAGLESKHSIYVFRMLSCLRIIRLLALTKGNLIILRSLKKAAPLLVRVSFLMGFFWLIFAIIGVQSFKSSLSRQCTWLNPEDPTNFDITYSPSMSFCGGYLNATTGKAEPWVYSNSPTRNLSEEFLVKGAQNSKGHVCPRGSICLQQDNPFNGTVNFDDIGHSLELVFVIMSANTFSDLMYYTVSSDFLPAALFFGAGIIIMMLWMTNLLIAVITSSFQVIREESKASAFTSEDSYFAAPTDAATRRLSGLQRFVKNTQWLWALVITFGLFAQALRTASMDAMRERFINTTEVVVTILLAIDIAIRFAADHHRFHRSPRNLFDLFLAVVTVIILIPFIRNSGQVYNWLTIFQILRVYRVVLTIPMTRDLIYLVLGNVTGIGNLMLFVFLMTFLMAIFASQLFRGQIPALDSDDEWIGIPFNTIYNSFLGMYQVLSSEGWTEILYNVTTYTVSKKTSWIGAVFLIGWFILSYFILINMFIAVIQENFDVGEDMKRLEQVKAFLQRRELGGSSNLALSKVFGFGRSKHRSDPLDQGTGMIDMLFKEGFVREFLDESLDPLETTDGQAPPRATTTYNGNVKPGFLSAIWGHLVTKFTSREPNPFYSNIRFEAANATLDPGQLARQAVSATAARRKAQREYLMRHPNYNTSLFIFKPRNPIRRLCQKMVGPGRGTERFEGVQPNKYAWYTFSALIYAAIVAMVVLACITTPLYQKEYFQDKDKTKVNWFVWSDMAFAIVFTAEAGIKIIADGFMWTPNAYFRSTWGAIDAIVLVTLWINVITLFTQNGEVSRAVGAFKALRALRLLNVSDSARETFHSLLIVGGWKILSAAFVSISLLIPFAIYGLNLFNGKMVSCNDGEDIINLSDCVGEYFATPFNNEWPMLAPRVADNPFFNFDDFGSSLFILFQIVSQEGWTDVSFAAQAITGQGLQPLGAPPYPAEGNALFFVVFNLMATVFVLTLFISVFMRNYTEQTGVAFLTAEQRSWLELRKLLRQISPSKNAYDDSKNKWKIWCHKRAIEKRGKWYLAITSVLVFHLILLLSEFYNEPEWWRWTRDGLFLLFTLIYIVNIIIRIVGLGWTRFRRSSWDLFSLVAVTGTFATSILFLTDQMQDTYIQLHKFFLVALVLLLIPRNDALDQLFKTAAASLTTIGSLLATWLIFFLVFAIALTQTFSLTRFGSGEDGNINLRTVPHALILLFRFSCGEGWNEVMEDFAQIKPPLCVESPIFSESDCGSTAWARTLFVAWNIISMYLFVSLFVSLIYESFSYVYQRTSGLAVVERDEIRRFKEAWRSVDPLGTGFISKEAFPRLLGELSGVFEMRIYEAEDSVRSILEDVRKDNDAASTRHASVVSKSQYQTGVDLAKLNERLSKIDVQKVRARRHRFNIFFEEVMVSADPERGISFTTVLMILAHYNIINDSKSLRLDEFLRRKLRLQRVEEEVRRRIVLGFFDMLYYSRQFKRHMQSKQNARMTAIPQLDVPEILVDNEEERRERNTVAGVPGGAGIGTLTEEGATLLAAAAADNNGRARSWSGLGADLSSYDTSYGHPLAGPRTSKPSSSGHQAQRSGFSFDLPDPADGAQDDEATSPIGRRGSSVSPAVVRDMLDDSVWVESIRRSATMRKSGWGPSGGF